From one Parambassis ranga chromosome 5, fParRan2.1, whole genome shotgun sequence genomic stretch:
- the eif4enif1 gene encoding eukaryotic translation initiation factor 4E transporter isoform X3, with protein MEKDACLEQKNCDAAVDQAKQQPASTLPYRYTKEELMVIKELPISNERPECLSEKYDSDGVWDPEKWHASLYPTSERSSPVDGFKKDYVDDRIPLKRRIPDPRERLKEDDLDVILSPQRRSFGGGCQGNAAPAPHTRRPISPLENKENESLRLGGARRIGSGRIIASRVFEREARAEKERERERDMKDKRFRRDFGDKRVFSERRRNDSYAEEEPEWFSGGPTSQSETIELIGFDDKILEDDKRRYKRSRKRTESAKEVECNGGQGDEREVGLQSTADQEVPHPDVLPEQSTGDFDFNEFFNLEKTMPGLASMIEDVLGEGPVSASRFSQWFSSNLSPSGSRSSSLRSTPHEELEKLAGLEPHCTSPSQGPASYFTPIQSSECKEKVDILELLHKAKIDLKPLLSTLSVNKARLQESTNSGVVLSLEEVEGEMKGMKLGSEPQLQKVPPPQRGNGTPFMAEHLEEALTGGCSARPRSRDTDMSAFNKLVSSMKASGTLPTHPKTNTNNQQPSEPAVVTLSDAHLSAQQQKNLFQELLGGRSSSPTQLSSLLGSSEAPATSGPLHGLLHKGPSPPLFPQRAPSPDYFNSRMQHSAGFPVGPQPMLPEQFDVHRSISPGSAAQQQMRALSMPVNPADLEALAFQQDLALHAHHSFQSSYNKQPQDKSFRNRPQRVNRSPGPGPQPGGRHSPGNPVTSMLSPSFTPTSVIRKMYATKEKSRDEPSGRAENKEDSAAHSQDGSSSPNLYLEGMDGNGAQSGGVKAVSQNLASKDQERVRPGSAGHHTPAMVPQGPPSSFPRPIYPVPLLSHVPMVRPPPQLHPNVVQRMLAQGIQPQQLGPALVQAGLPPALLGQPLYPLSATGHPLLPPRASTQMQLAVMQQQLQQQRPIHPTIPGAQSQSQGPHRTNGSQRHGGSPPLGLAKWFGSDVLEQPLPSMPAKVISVDELELRP; from the exons ATGGAGAAAGATGCTTGTTTAGAGCAGAAGAATTGTGATGCTGCTGTGGATCAGGCTAAGCAACAGCCAGCTTCCACGCTTCCTTACAGATACACCAAG GAGGAACTTATGGTAATAAAAGAACTGCCAATCTCCAATGAAAGACCTGAATGTCTCTCTGAGAAATATGACAG TGATGGTGTCTGGGACCCTGAGAAATGGCACGCCTCATTGTATCCCACATCAGAGCGAAGCTCTCCAGTGGATGGTTTTAAGAAAGACTATGTGGATGATAGAATTCCTTTGAAACGAAGAATCCCAG ATCCCCGTGAGCGGTTAAAAGAGGACGATCTGGATGTCATTCTGAGCCCACAGCGACGTAGCTTTGGGGGTGGATGTCAAGGCAATGCTGCACCGGCACCCCACACCCGTCGCCCCATTAGCCCCCTGGAAAATAAGGAAAATGAGAGTCTACGACTAGGAGGGGCACGCAGAATTGGCAGTGGACGCATAATTGCTTCCCGTGTCTTTGAGAGAGAAGCCcgtgcagagaaagagagagaacgtGAGAGAGACATGAAGGACAAAAGATTCAGG AGAGACTTTGGTGACAAACGTGTGTTTAGCGAAAGAAGGAGGAATGACTCCTATGCAGAGGAGGAGCCAGAATGGTTCTCTGGGGGTCCCACCAGCCAGTCTGAGACAATTGAACTAATTGGATTTGATGACAAAATCCTGGAAGATGATAAGCGCAGATACAAGCGGTCAAGGAAGAGGACAGAGTCTGCAAAAGAAG TGGAATGTAATGGTGGACAGGGTGATGAGCGAGAGGTGGGTTTGCAGTCTACAGCCGATCAGGAAGTTCCCCACCCTGATGTTCTGCCTGAGCAGTCAACTGGAGACTTTGACTTTAATGAATTCTTCAATCTAGAGAAGACCATGCCGGGACTGGCCTCT ATGATAGAGGACGTTCTAGGAGAGGGCCCTGTATCAGCCAGCCGCTTCAGTCAGTGGTTCTCTAGTAACCTGAGCCCATCAGGTAGCCGGTCCAGCAGCCTAAGGTCCACGCCTCATGAAGAGCTGGAAAAATTAGCAG GGCTTGAGCCACACTGCACTTCCCCCAGCCAAGGCCCTGCCTCATACTTCACACCTATTCAATCATCAGAGTGCAAGGAGAAGGTGGACATCCTGGAGCTGCTGCACAAAGCCAAAATAGACCTGAAGCCACTTCTTTCCACCCTGTCAGTCAACAAGGCTCGGCTACAGGAAAGCA CTAACTCTGGAGTAGTACTGTCactggaggaggtggaaggtGAGATGAAGGGGATGAAGCTCGGATCAGAACCACAGTTGCAAAAGGTGCCTCCTCCACAAAGAGGAAATGGCACACCCTTCATGGCTGAGCATTTGGAGGAGGCTTTAACTGGTGGCTGTAGTGCTCGTCCACGCTCACGTGACACAGACATGTCGGCCTTTAATAAACTGGTCAGCAGCATGAAGGCAAGTGGAACTCTGCCAACTCACCCCAAAACCAACACAAACAAT CAGCAGCCTTCAGAGCCGGCTGTAGTGACGCTGTCTGATGCTCATTTATCTgctcagcagcagaaaaactTATTCCAG GAGCTTTTGGGAGGTCGTAGTAGCTCCCCAACACAGCTTAGCAGTCTGTTGGGCAGCTCTGAAGCTCCAGCGACGTCTGGCCCTCTACATGGTCTCCTTCACAAGGGCCCTTCACCCCCTCTCTTTCCACAAAGGGCACCCTCACCCGACTACTTCAATAGTCGGATGCAACATTCTGCTG GATTTCCTGTCGGTCCTCAGCCCATGCTGCCAGAACAGTTTGATGTACACAGGTCTATCAGCCCTGgatctgcagcacagcagcag ATGAGGGCGCTCTCTATGCCAGTGAATCCAGCTGACTTGGAGGCTCTGGCATTTCAGCAGGACCTTGCTCTGCATGCCCACCACTCATTCCAGTCCAGCTACAATAAGCAACCACAAGACAAGTCTTTTCGGAATAg ACCGCAGCGTGTTAATCGCTCCCCTGGACCAGGCCCTCAGCCGGGTGGAAGACACTCTCCAGGCAATCCTGTCACCAGCATG TTGTCACCATCATTTACACCCACATCTGTCATCCGTAAAATGTAtgcaacaaaggaaaaaagtcGAGATGAACCATCAGGTCGTGCAGAGAACAAGGAAGACTCGGCAGCACACTCTCAAGATG GCAGCAGTTCCCCAAATCTATATCTGGAAGGGATGGATGGGAACGGTGCTCAGTCAGGCGGAGTGAAGGCTGTCTCACAGAACTTGGCAAGCAAAGACCAGGAGCGTGTCAGGCCTGGCTCTGCTGGACACCATACACCTGCCATGGTACCTCAAGGTCCACCCTCATCTTTCCCTCGCCCTATCTACCCGGTACCGCTGCTATCTCATGTACCGATGGTGCGTCCTCCTCCCCAGCTCCACCCTAATGTGGTTCAACGAATGCTGGCACAAGGTATCCAGCCCCAGCAGCTCGGACCCGCTCTTGTGCAAGCAG GCTTGCCTCCTGCCCTTCTTGGACAACCGCTGTACCCTCTAAGTGCAACAGGGCACCCACTTCTACCTCCCAGAGCCAGTACTCAGATGCAGTTAGCAGTAATGCAGCAACAACTTCAACAGCAGAGACCAA TACATCCTACCATCCCAGGTGCACAGTCACAGAGCCAAGGCCCACACCGGACGAATGGCTCCCAGCGACATGGGGGCAGCCCCCCTCTAGGTCTTGCCAAGTGGTTTGGATCAGATGTGTTAGAGCAGCCTCTCCCCTCCATGCCGGCCAAGGTCATAAGTGTAGATGAGTTGGAGTTGCGGCCATAA